Genomic DNA from bacterium:
GGCGATGAAGTCTCCCGAGAACGCCACGGCGGGCGCGAACCTCCAGGCCTTTGCGGCGGATCTTGTGGAGTTCTTCACGGCGGAGAAGGTTGCGGCGCATGAGTGACCCGCAATTCCTGCGTATCGAGCGCGCCGAATCCGTCGTAACAATCTTTCTCAACCGTCCCAAGCAGCTCAATGCGCTGAGTCTGGCGCTGATGGATGAGCTGGTGGCCGTGCTTAATGAGCTTGAAGCGGACGATGCGGTGCGCGCGGTGGTGCTGACAGGCAACGAGCGGGCCTTTGCCGCGGGTGCGGACATCGGCGACATGGCCGAAGCGACGCCTGTCACTATGCTGCAGCGCGACCAGTTTGCCAAATGGGACCGCATCCGCCGTTTCAAAAAGCCGCTGATTGCCGCCGTGTCGGGATTCGCGCTGGGGGGCGGCTGTGAGCTGGCCATGCTCTGTGACATGATTATCGCCTCCGAGAGCGCACAGTTCGCCCAACCGGAAATCAAGATTGGCGTGATGCCCGGCGCCGGAGGAACCCAGCGGCTGACGCGTGCCGTCGGCAAAGTCCGCGCAATGGAAATGGTGCTGACGGGTCGCCCGATTTCGGCAAAGGAGGCGCTGGCCGCCGGACTGGTCAATCGTGTGGTACCCATCGAGGTCTACCTTTCCGAAGCGCAGAAGCTGGCGCGGGAGATTGCGGCCATGCCACCTGTAGCGGTAAGGCTCGCCAAGGAATCGGTGCTCAAATGTTTTGATTCCTTCCTGCAGGACGGCCTCGAGTTCGAGCGCAAGAATTTCTATCTGCTCTTTTCCACCGAGGACCAGAAGGAAGGCATGGCGGCATTCTTGGAGAAGCGCGCGGCAGAGTACAAGGGACGGTAGAACCTGACAGGGGAGGCGAGCGTGGCGGACTTCGAGACAATCCTGTACGACAAAGGCGGCGCGGTGCTGACGATCACACTGAACCGCCCCGACCGCTACAACGCGCTCACGGAGCAGATGCATAAGGAACTGAGCGCGGCCTTAAAAGAAGCGGCGGCGGATCAGGGCGTGCGTGCAGTAATTCTCACCGGAGCGGGCAAGGCCTTTTGCAGCGGACAGGACCTGAAGGAGATCAAGGATCAGCCGGGCCGCAATCTGGGCGATTCGCTGCGCAAAAACTACAATCCGAATATTCTGCGCATCCGGCAGCTTGAAAAACCGGTGATTTGTGCGTTGAACGGCGTGGCGGCGGGCGCAGGGATGAGCGTTGCACTGGCCTGCGACGTGATTATCGCCGCCGAATCGGCAAGCATGATACAGTCCTTTGTCAATATCGGCCTGGTGCCGGATTCAGGTTCGACATGGTTCCTTGCGCAACAGGTCGGTTACTATCGCGCCTTCGAAATCACCTCCAGCGGTCGCAAATTGAACGCGGCGGAACTGAAGGAATTGGGATTAGTACACGAGGTGGTGTCCGAAACCAATCTGCTGCCCCGTGCGCGCGAACTTGCCGCGCATTACGCCGCCGCACCGACGAAGGCGATTGGTCTGATCAAGCGCGGCCTTCATCGCATGTTCACCTCCGACTTGCCCGCCGCGCTGGAGTATGAAGCTTACTTGCAGGAGATCGCGTCGCAATCGGAAGATTACCGCGAGGGCGTCGTGGCCTTCAACGAAAAGCGCAAGGCGGTGTTCAAGGGCGCGTGAGGCATAGTCGAACGATTAATCATAAGATTACAGGAGCACATCATGACGGACCAGGAAAAGGATCAGCGAATAGTCGAAAAGGTCTCGCGCGGGGACACGGTCAACAGCCCCGACGAGATGAGTGAAGGCTATAAGCAGAGTCTATCGCATTTGATGCTCATGCAGGCGGATTCGGAATTGGCGGGGGCGTTCGGTTACGTGCCGTGGATCATGAAAGCGATCTCCACCAAGGAGATGCTGACCGTCTCGGCCATCACCCACGATGAAGTGCGGCACGCGCGGGTCATGTATCAACTGCTCGAAGAACTGGGCGTGGACGTCGAATCACGCGTCAAGCAGTTCGATTACACGCTGCGGGTCGGCGACGAGATCGAACTGGGCACGACCCGTCCGGCCACCGATCAGCGCGTGAATATCTTCTATTATCCGATTCCCACGTGGTACGATTTCATCATGTTCAACGTGCTGCAGGATCGTGGCGCGGGACACCAGTTGCAGGATGCGACGGAGAGTTCCTACGGGCCGTGGCGCGCAGTGATGGAAGGCATCATGAAGGAAGAAGAGATGCACATCGCGCACGGCGACTACTGGCTGAAGCGGCTGGGACGCGACCCTAAACACAAGGAAGCGACGCAGGAAGCGCTCGACCGCTGGTTCCCCCGCGTGATGAACGTCTTCGGCAGACCTAACAGTCCGCGCAATGCGACCTATCGCAAGTATGGCCTGAAGAAACGCGACAATCATGAAGTGCGCATGACGTTTGCCAAGGAAGTATTCGGCGTGGTCGACGAAGCCGGACTGAAGCATCCGGTGTGGGACGCTCCCGCGGATTGGGAAAAATTGCCGGCCGATGGCGTGGTGGCGGGGTAAACATGTCCAAGAAGAAGATCACCCGCGAAACCACCGTCGCCGAAATCCTCGCCGTCAATCCGGCGCTGATCGAAGTGTTCGACGACTGGGGTTTGCACCTCGTGCCGTCCACCGCCGTGGCGATGAATGCTCCGCTTTACAAGGCGGCCTCGTGGCATGCGATCCGCGACGCGGACAGGCTGGTGGCCGAACTCAATTCCAAACTGCACCAGGACCCGCACCAGACCGTTTTGAACACCAACGGGCATAACGGCCACACATGAGCGATGTGCCGTTCCGCAAAGTCTGCCGTGTCGAGGATGTCCCCGATGGCCGGGGAATCACCGTGCAGCTCGATAATAGTGAGCTGGCAATCTTCCGCGACAAGGAGAAACTCTGGTGCACCGAAGGCCGCTGCCCGCACGCCTTCGAACTGATGAGCAAGGCGGTGCTCGAAAACGGCACGGTGGAATGCCTTGCGCACCACTATTGCTATGAACTGACGTCAGGCAAGGCCATCAAACCTATACCCGGCGCGGCATTTCTGAAGCTCTACCCGCTGAAAGTGGAAGACGGCGACGTGCTGGTTGCCTTCGAAGGAGGCGACGATGAGTGGTGATCGCATCGAAGGCAAACGGTTGCGCCTGCGTCCGGCGAGACGCGAGGATATTCCCGTCCTTTATGAATGGTACCGCGATCCCAAACTGATGTCGCTCTATGACGGCATCGCTTTCTCCGCCGAAAGCCTCGACACGTTCCGCGATCAATACGGCTTCTGGCTGGACAACGACGTGGACTTCGGTCTCGCCGGATCTTTCATCATGGAATTGCTCGAGACGGGCCGCGCTATCGGCGAATGCTCGTGGATGATGGTGGACCGCACCGGACCGGACAGCCCCGGCATCTATCAAATCGGTGGTTTGATTGGTCCGCCCGAACTGCGCGGCAAGGGCCTCGGCACCGAAGCGCTGCGGCTGCTGCGCGATTTTCTGTTTGCCGAACAGGACGCGCACCGCCTTGAAGCGCTGACCGTGGCCTTCAACACCGGCGCGATGAAGACGCTGCATCACAACGGCTTTGTGCGCGAAGGCGTGCTGCGGGAGGCCGTGATGGTGGACGGTCAGTGGCGCGACCGCGTCATCTTTTCCCTGCTCCGGCGGGAATGGGAGAGCGGCGCGGCTCCTCAGACCGATTTCCCGGCCGATTAAGCGATTCATATTCCCTAAACCTATTCGAGATTTTATGACCACCTTAACACCGATTCAAGAAAAAAAAGCTACCGATACCGTCTATTCCAATCTGATCGGCGGCAAGCGCGTTCCGGCCAAATCAGGGCGAACGCTTCCCATTACCAACCCCGCCACGGGAGAATCCCTCGGCACGTGTCCGGCCTCGGATGCGGCGGATGTGGATGCCGCGGTGAAGGTCGCGCGCAATGCGCTCGATGGCAAGTGGGGACGCATGGCGCCCGGCCAGCGCACCAAACTGCTGTTTCGCGCCGCGCAGCTCCTCGATGAGCGCGCCGCCGAACTGGCCGAGATCGAAAGCCGCAACAACGGCAAAGTCGTAGCCCATGTGATGGGCGAAATCAAGCAGGCGGTGGAGGATCTGGAGTTCTTTGCCGGCGCGGTGACCAAGGTCAGCGGCTCGGTTCCTCCCCTGCACGGCGCGTTCTTCGGCTATACGGTCAAAGAGCCGGTCGGCGTGGTTGGCGCCATCACGCCGTGGAACTACCCGCTGATGCTCGAAGTGTGGAAGCTTGCCCCCGCCCTCGCTGCCGGTTGCACGGTGGTGCTCAAGCCTTCCGAACTCACACCCATCACGGCCAATCTGCTGGCGGAGATTCTGCTTGAAGCGGGAATCCCCGAGGGCGTGGTAAATGTGGTGCACGGTCTCGGCGCGGAAGCCGGCGCGGCGCTGGTATCCCACCCGGATGTGGACAAGATCACCTTCACCGGCGGCACCGTGACGGGCCGGGCGATCATGCGCGAGGCCGCGGCCACCATGAAACGGCTCACGCTGGAACTGGGCGGCAAATCTCCCGCCATCGTGTGTGAAGACGCCGTGTTCGAAGATGCGCTCTACGGCTCGCTCTTTTCCATCTTCTATTCGGCGGGGCAATCCTGCGAAGCCCGCAGCCGCATTTACGTCCACGAATCCATCTACGACAAGTTCGTGGACCGCTTCGTGTCCGCGGCGCAGGCGCTGAAGGTCGGCGATCCGATGGACAAGGCCACGCACATCGGCGCGCTGGTGTCTCCCGAACGCATGGCCTTGATGGATTCCTTTGTGGAAGCGGCCAGGCGCGACGGCGGCAGGATTCTGACCGGCGGACACCGCCTTACCGAAGGCCCGCTGGCTCGTGGCAACTTTTATGCGCCGACCGTCATCGACAATTTGCCGGAGAGCAGCCGCTGCGTGCAGGAGGAGATCTTCGGCCCTATCGCCGTCATTTCCAAATGGACAAATGACGAGGAAGTCATCGGTATGGCCAACGGCGTTATCTACGGCCTCGCTGCCGCGGTGTGGACGCAAAACCTGAACCGCGCCCAGAAATTCGTTCGCGCCATCCGGTCGGGAATCGTGGCGGTAAACACCTTTGCCACGGCGTTGCCCGGTCTGCCTTTCGGCGGCTACAAGCAATCCGGTTTCGGCAGAGAACTGTCTCTGGAAACCATGGAAGCCTATCTGGAAACCAAGACCGTGTTGATCGGAGCCAGCGGCAAGCCGGTGAATCCGTTCGGTCTAAAAGCGTAATCCAAAATCATACTGGAGTTCTTATGTATGCCATTATTGGGGCCACCGGCAATACCGGACGCGTCATTGTGGAGGAGTTGCTTTCTCATGGGCAGAAGGTGCGAGCCATTGCCCGCAATGCTGATCATCTCAAAGCACTGTCCGCCAAAGGGGCGGAGGCATTTGTCGGGTCGGTAGATGACGATGAGGCCATGACTCGCGCCTTCACCGGCGCGACGGCGGTGTATGCGATGATTCCGCCAAACTACGCCGCGCCGGGCGGATTTCGCGCCTACCAGAATGAAGCCGCCAATGTGATCGCCACGGCCATCGAGCGCACGGGGGTGAAGTATGTGGTGGTCCTGTCCAGCATCGGCGCGGAACACGCGGAGCACACCGGCCCGGTCAAGGGCCTGCACGATTTCGAGCAGCGCCTGAGTAAACTGTCCGGCGTGAACGTGCTCTTTTTGCGGCCGACGTTCTTCATGGAAAATACTCTGGCCAATATCGGTCTCATCAAGCAGATGGGCATCAACGGCGGGGCGGTCAAGGCGGACCTGCCGATTGCCATGATTGCCGCGCGCGACGTCGGCATGTACGCCGCCAAGCGTCTGCTGGCCCTCGACTTCTCCGGCAAGACCGTACAGGACCTGCTGGGTCCGCGCGAGATTACCTGGACCGAAGCGACGCGGATCATCGGCGACGCCATTGGCAAGCCGGAACTGCGTTACGTGCAGTTTCCTTATGACGACGCGGTGAATGGCATGGTCTCGATGGGACTGCCCCGGCAGATCGCTGAACTGTTCATCGAACTCAGCCGCGCGGCCAATGATGGACTGATTGTGCCTTCGAAGCCGCGCTCTCCCGAGAGCACGACGCCCACGCCGTTCGAACAGTTTGTTGAAGAAGAATTCGCGCCGGCAATCATGCGGCCCTAAGCACTTTTCTCACCGCGCGCCTCCGCGTCGGGATCTCCGGTTTTATCTTCGCTCACGTCGTTCCTTTCCATGTCTGTTATCGCTTCATCAGTGTCCGACGGCTTCACCGCGGTGCGCGTTTCCTGCGCGCACTGCGGCTTGCCCGTGCCCGCCGCTCGGCGGTCTGTCAGCCGTGACGAGCAGTTTTGCTGCACGGGCTGCGAAGCCGTGTGGCAAATTTTGCATGAGTGCGACCTGACCGAGTATTACCGGCTGCGTGACGCTTATGGCGAAGACTCTCCCCGCGCCGCACACATCAGCGGCAAATCCTTTGACTATCTGGACGATCCGCACTTCCTCGCCCGCTTCGCCTCGCCGCGCGACAAGGGCGGTGTCCGCGTGGAATTTTATCTTGAAGGCGTGCATTGCATCGCCTGCAGTTGGCTGGTGGAGAAAATTCTGCTGGAACGCGAAGGCGCGCGTTTTGCACGGCTGGATCAGGGCAAGGCCACGCTTGAAGTGATCTTCGACCCGCTGACGGTCAAACTCAGCCGTCTGGCCACGGCGCTGGACCGCATAGGCTATACGCCGCACGCCATTGCCGAGGATGATCTCTCCTCCGCGCGCAAAAAAGAAACGCGCCGTCTGCTGGCCCGCATGGGTATTGCCGGAGCCTCGGCGATGAACATCATGCTGCTGGCCATTTCCCAGTACGGCGGCGACTACACGGGTATGGACGCCGGAATCTCCGCGCTCTTCCGCTGGGTAAGTTTCGGCCTGGCGCTCCCTGCCGTGCTCTATTCAGCCTTCCCCTACTATCGCGGGGCGTGGAGCGGACTGCGGCGGCGAATGCTGCACATGGACCTGCCCATCAGTCTCGGCATTGTTTCCGCGTTTCTGGTCAGTGCTGTGGCAACATTTCAAAATCGCGGTGAAGTTTATTATGACAGCGTCTGCATGCTCATCTTCCTGCTGCTGGCAGGGCGGTTGCTTTTGCAGCGCGCAGGCCGCTGGGCCTCCGATGCCGGGGAGCGGTTGCTGGCGTTGACGCCACGCACGGTGCACGTGCTGACAGAAAATGGACTGCAAGACACGCTGCTGGCCGAGGTCGGCCCCGGTGCATCGCTCCGCATTCTTCCCGGCGAAATCGTGCCGGTGGACGGCACGGTGCAGAGCGCAAGCGGCTGGACGCGGGAGTCTCACCTGACGGGAGAAGCCGCGCCGGTAAAACATGTTCAGGGTGAGCTGGTGTATGCCGGTTCAGTGGTTGAGCAGTCGCCGCTGGATATCTGCGCAACTGCCGTAGGCGAGACCACGCGGCTTTCACGGCTGGCCGCCATGATGCAGGATGCCGCACAGCGCCGCGCACCGATCCTCTCCCTGATGGATCGTATCGCCGGCTATTTCGTTGCGGGCGTGCTCATCCTCGCGGGCTTGACGGCGCTGGTATGGGCGTTCAAAGACCCATCCAAAATTCTTTGGAACACCGCCGCGATGCTGGTGGTGGCCTGCCCCTGCGCGCTCGGGTTGGCGACGCCTGTCGCGCTGGCCGTAGCTATGGGCCGCGCGGCGCGTCGGGGAATCTTCATTAAAGGCCATGACGGCGTGGAGCGTCTCGCTTCGGTCGATCATGTGATTCTTGACAAGACCGGGACACTGACCGAAGGCAGACTTTCCGTTGTTGACGCGCGTTTTGCCGGCGGCAGCACGGAAGCCGGGATTCTGAAAGCGGTCGCTGCGCTGGAAAAGCTCTCGGGCCATGCTATCGCCACGGCCTTTCAGGAAATCGAAACCTCCGACAGCCGCGTGGAGGCCTGCCATGTGCATCCCGGCGCGGGGGTAGAGGGGGATGTGGATGGCGTCCGTTACGCCGTCGGCTCCGAAACCTTTGTGCGCCGTCATGTGCCGGCAATTCCCGCCGCGCTGTCCGCCTTTGCCGCCGAATGTGCTGCCCGTGCCTTAAGCGTGGTCTGGGTCGCCCGGGGAAGCGAAGTTGTTGCCGTGCTCGGTTTGGGAGACCGCATCCACAGCGACGCCCGCGCTGCCGTCGAACGTGCCCGTTCTCTGAACCTTGAGCTGGAAATTCTCTCCGGAGATCAACCGCAATCGGTGGCACATGTCGCCGCGGAGTTGCATATTAGCCAGTGTGCCGGGCACGTTTCACCGGAACAGAAGCTGGAGCATGTGGAGAACCTGCTGCGACAGGGGCACCGCGTGGCGATGGTGGGGGATGGGGTCAATGACGCCGCCGCCCTCAGCCGCGCCACGGTGGGCATTTCCGCTGCGGGCTCTGCCGAAGTCGCGCGCGATGCGGCTGATGTGTTTATCTCCGCACACCGTGGACCGGCGGCCATTGCCGACGCCTTGAGCCTCTCACGCCGCGCCATGAGCGTCATCCGCCTCAATCTGGCGATTGCCGTCGCCTACAATCTTTTCGGCGCTGCGCTGGCGATCACCGGCCATGTCGGCCCGCTGGTTGCCGCGATCCTGATGCCGATTTCCTCGCTGACCGTCCTCTTAATTGCGAGCCGGGCCTGACCCATGAATATCATCTACCTGCTTCTGCCTCTCGCCCTCGGACTCGCCCTCGTCTTTGTTCTCTTTTACCTCTGGGCAGCCCGCCACGACCAATTCGACGACCTCGAATCGCCGGCCCGCCGTATCCTGTTCGACGATACTCCTCCACCGCAAAAATCTACAAAAAAATAATTCAGTGATCATCGCGCTATGACAAACATCTGTCCCCTTTCGGATGGGGAGGCTCGGGAATGACATCACAAGGCTCCCCCTCTCTCGAAACCTTTGCTTATGATGACGCCATCACCCGCAAGTTCACCCTTGCCGCCCTCGTGTGGGGCGTGGTGGGCATGGCAGCGGGCATCATTGTCGCCGCCGAACTGGCTTTCTATCAACTGAACGGCGGCATTCCGTGGCTCACCTTTGGCCGCATGCGCCCGATTCACACCAATGCGATCATCTTCGCGTTCGCCATGAATGCGATCTTCGCCGCGGTGTACTATTCGACGCAGCGGCTCCTGAAGACGCGCATGGCGTCAGATCTTCTTTCCCGCATCCATTTCTGGGGATGGCAGGTCATCATCGTGCTCGCGGCGGTATCGCTCTCGTTGGGACTCACCAGTTCCAAGGAATACGCCGAACTCGAGTGGCCGATTGATATCCTGATTGCCGGCGTGTGGGTCATTTTCGGCATCAATTTCTTTATGACCATAGCGAGGCGGCGGGAACGGCATCTGTACGTCGCACTCTGGTTCTACATCGCCACCATTGTCACCATTGCCCTGCTGCACATCGTCAATAATTTGGAAATTCCGGTCAACTGGATCAAAAGTTATTCGTTGTACGCGGGAGTGCAGGATGCGGTTACACAGTGGTGGTATGGCCACAATGCGGTGGGATTCGTGCTTACCACGCCGTTCATCGGTATGATGTATTACTTCCTGCCCAAAGCGGCGGGGCGTCCGGTGTACAGCTACCGTTTGTCCGTCGTGCACTTCTGGGCGCTGGTATTTGTTTACATCTGGGCCGGCCCGCACCACCTGCATTACACGTCGCTGCCCGACTGGGCGCAGACGCTGGGCATGGTCTTCAGCCTTGTGCTCTGGATTCCTTCCTGGGGCGGCATGCTGAACGGTCTTCTGACTCTGCGCGGCGCATGGGATAAGGTGCGCGAAGATCCGATTTTGAAGTTCATGGCCGTGGCGGTCACCTTTTACGGCATGTCGACCTTCGAAGGTCCGATGATGGCCATCAAGTCGGTGAACTCCCTGACCCACTACACCGACTACACCATCGCTCATGTGCATGCCGGCACGCTCGGCTGGGTGGGCTTCATGGTCTTCGGCGTCTTCTATTACATGATTCCCCGCCTCTGGCGCCGGCCGCTGTTCTCGCAGAAAATGGCCAACACTCATTTCTGGATCGCCACCATCGGCATCCTGCTCTACATTATTCCCATCTGGACGGCGGGTATTATGCAGGGGCTTATGTGGCGCGGTTTCGACGCCGATGGCATGCTGCTCTATCCCAACTTTATCGAGACCACGCAGAAAATTCTGCCCTTTTATCATCTGCGGTTGCTGGGCGGTCTGCTTTATCTTTCCGGCTTCTTTGTGATGCTCTACAACCTGCGCAAGACCTGCGCCGGAGCCACAGACCTCTCGGATGAGCGCGCGCAGGCGCCGTCGCTGGCCGTGCAGGCCGCGCCGCAACTGGGTCCGCGCACGAGCTGGCATCATTTGCTGACCGGACAGCCCCTTGCCTTTACCATGTTTGCGCTGATTGTCGCGACCATCGGCGGTGTGGTGGAAATCGCGCCCATGCTCATGCCCAAGAGCTATGTGCCCTTGTATGCGTCCGCTGCGGTGCCGTATACCCCGCTGGAACTGGAAGGCCGCGACATCTATATCCGCGACGGCTGCAATAATTGCCATTCGCAACAGATTCGTCCCATGCGCGACGAAGTGCTGCGCTACGGTGACTATTCCAAGCCGGGAGAGTCGGAATTCGACCATCCCTTCCTGTGGGGTTCGCGCCGCATCGGACCGGACCTTGCGCGCGTCGGCGGCAAATATCCCGACAACTGGCACTACCTGCACTTCCAGAATCCCCGCGCCACAACGCCCGGTTCCATTATGCCGGCCTACCCGTGGTTCTTCAAGAACAAGCTGAACACGGAAAGCACCGTCGACAAGCTGAATGTCATGCGCCGCCTCGGCGTACCCTATACGGATGACGACGTGAAGAACGCCTTGCCGGACCTGCACAATCAGGCCGCACAGATCGGCGCGAGACTTGCTGCCGAAGGCTACACCGGCATGGAAGACAAGGAGCTGGTGGCGCTGATTGCGTACCTGCAACGGCTGGGCAAGGTGCCGCCGCCGCATTTCGTCGCGGAGCGCCCATGATTCACGATGTCTTCAGCCACCTTGGATCGGTCTGGCCGCGCGTCGGCCTGCTGATCTTCCTGCTCTTTTTCGCAGTCGTACTGGCGTGGACGCTGCGCGGCGGACGCCACCGCTTCGACTATGAACGCAGTCTGCCGCTGGATGACGGACTGCAACCCCAGAACGCTGATTCCGACTCGCAGAGGATTTCCCATGAGCAAGGATAAACACACACCCGCCGATCACGCGCAGGACGACCGCGTGCTGCCGGATCATGATTACGATGGCATCCGCGAAGAGGACAACTCGCTGCCCAAATGGTGGGTGGGCCTGTTCTTTCTCCTCATTCTCTTTTCGCTGGTCTACATTCCCGTTGTGCATGTGCTCGATATTCTGCCGCGCGGCGAGTTGCAGAGGTCCGTAGCCCTCGCCGCGCGCGTGCAGGAACAGCGGCAACTTGCGCTCGAAGCCTCCGGTGCGCTGGATAAAGACCCGGTCGCGGCTGGACAGAAATATTTCAAGACCTTCTGCATCAACTGCCACGGTGCCTACGGTGAAGGTGGTCTCTGTCCGAACCTCACCGATGCCTATTGGATTCATACGCCCTATGCCGACAGCATTCGCATGGTCATTACCAATGGTGTGGCGGCCAAAGGCATGCCGACGTGGGGACCGGTGCTCGGTGACCGCAAGATCAAGTGCCTCGCCGCCTATGTGGGCACGCTCTATCTCAAGCCGCCGCCGGTTCCCGGCAAGAAGGCCGAGGGCATCGAGTATGATCTGGCCGCCATTCGCGCATCCGAAGGAACGAAACTTGCCGTAGCCGCCGATACGACTGCAAAGAAGAACTGATGGACTCTCATGCACTGCATCCACCGGACCTGTCGGTGACCATCGGTGAACATGGCCGCCGCAAATGGGTCTATTCCGACGTCGCTCATGGCCGCTTCACCCGCGCGCGTACCATTCTCTACAGCGTGCTCGTGCTGTTCTATGTTGCGGCGCCGTGGCTTTCGATTGCCGGTCAGCCCTTTCTACGGTTTGACATCCCTGCTCGCCGCTACAGCATTATCGGTATGACGTTTGTCCCCACCGACCTGTATCTGCTCGCGCTCTTTCTGCTTCTGGCCGCACTGGGAATGTTCTTTTTTTCCGCGCTGCTGGGGCGGCTGTGGTGCGGTTGGACCTGTCCGCAAACGGTTTACCTTGACGGCGTATTCCGCCGCATCGAACGCTGGATCGAAGGCACGCCGCTACAGCGCCGCAAACTGGATAATGGCCCGCATGATGATACCTACTGGGCAAAGAAGCTTGCCAAGCACACGCTGTTCGGTGCGTTCTCGCTGTTTCTCTCGCTCAGTTTCACCGCCTATTTTGTTGGGCCGCAGGCCAGTTTCGGCATGGTGCTGGGATCCGTGGCGGGACATTCTGCGGCGCTTATCACGGCGCTGATTATTGCCGCGGCATCCTACGCCAACTTCGCCTGGTTTCGCGAGCAGTTCTGCACCTTCCTCTGTCCCTATGCCCGCTTCCAATCGGTCATGCTGGATGACCACTCGCTGATTGTCGGGTATGATCCCCAGCGCGGCGAGCCGCGCGGCATGCTGCGCCCCACCGATCTGGCCAGTCGCGGCGATTGCATCGACTGCAAGCGTTGTGTGCAGGTCTGCCCCACGGGAATTGACATTCGCGACGGCCTGCAGTTGGAATGCATCAGTTGCACCGCCTGCATTGATGCCTGCGATACCGTGATGGACCGCATCGGCAAACCGCGCGGTCTGGTACGTTATGATTCCCTCGCGGGAATTGCCCGCAAGCCCCGCCGCGTCATCCGTGCCCGGGTACTGCTCTACGCGGTGGTGATGGCGGTACTGCTCGTGGGCTTCATCACCCGCCTTTCCAGTCGCGAAGCAGTGGCGCTGACGGTAGCGCGCGCGCCGGGATTGCCCTACCTTGCGCAAAATGACGGCAAGGTGCGCAACACCTTTAACCTTTACATCACCAACACCGAAGCCCATTCGGAAACCGTCACGGTCTCTGTCATCGGCCCTGCGGGGGTGGACCTGCTTGTTCCCGGCCAGCCCTTTGAAGTGGGTGGGGGAGAGCGCATCAACGCCGAAGCCTTTGTAATGCTTCCGGCGGCGCAAATCCGTTCATCGGAAACTCCCCTCACCTTCCGCCTGACGCAGGGGGACAACTTGTTAAGCACGCAGCCCGCCGTATTTCTTGGCCCCATTCACTCGACGGCAAAATAGACTTATGACTCCACGCTCTTTTCGTATTCGCTTTTGGCCGACCGGCCTGCTGATGTCCTTTACCGCCTTCATCGCCGTGGATGTCGCTTTCGTCACTACGGCCTTCCGCCATCAGCCGCAGATGGTCAGTGAGCATTACTATGCGGACGGCTTCAATTTACGGCAGATCGCCGAACGCAAAGCCGCCACGGATGCCACCGGCTGGGCCGTGCACGCACGCTGCCTTCCCGCAACGGAGTCGGAGAGTCCGCTGGTGGAACTGAACGTCACCGGGCGTGACGGTCTGCCCTGCGATTCTCTTGCAGGCACAGCCAGCTTCTACCGTCCCAGTGACAAATCGCTGGACATCCAGCCGCTCCCCTTGCGCTTCATGGGCACAGGCCGTTACTTCGTTGTGCTTCCGCACCCGCTTGCCCACGGTGGATGGCAGGTGGTGGCGCACCTGGCGCGCGGCTCTCAGCAATCGGACATGCGGCTCAATCTGTTTGCGGAGAACTAAGTGGACGCTGCGCTTGCTCCTGATCTGGCCGCTGC
This window encodes:
- a CDS encoding enoyl-CoA hydratase-related protein, which translates into the protein MSDPQFLRIERAESVVTIFLNRPKQLNALSLALMDELVAVLNELEADDAVRAVVLTGNERAFAAGADIGDMAEATPVTMLQRDQFAKWDRIRRFKKPLIAAVSGFALGGGCELAMLCDMIIASESAQFAQPEIKIGVMPGAGGTQRLTRAVGKVRAMEMVLTGRPISAKEALAAGLVNRVVPIEVYLSEAQKLAREIAAMPPVAVRLAKESVLKCFDSFLQDGLEFERKNFYLLFSTEDQKEGMAAFLEKRAAEYKGR
- a CDS encoding enoyl-CoA hydratase-related protein — protein: MADFETILYDKGGAVLTITLNRPDRYNALTEQMHKELSAALKEAAADQGVRAVILTGAGKAFCSGQDLKEIKDQPGRNLGDSLRKNYNPNILRIRQLEKPVICALNGVAAGAGMSVALACDVIIAAESASMIQSFVNIGLVPDSGSTWFLAQQVGYYRAFEITSSGRKLNAAELKELGLVHEVVSETNLLPRARELAAHYAAAPTKAIGLIKRGLHRMFTSDLPAALEYEAYLQEIASQSEDYREGVVAFNEKRKAVFKGA
- a CDS encoding Phenylacetic acid catabolic protein is translated as MTDQEKDQRIVEKVSRGDTVNSPDEMSEGYKQSLSHLMLMQADSELAGAFGYVPWIMKAISTKEMLTVSAITHDEVRHARVMYQLLEELGVDVESRVKQFDYTLRVGDEIELGTTRPATDQRVNIFYYPIPTWYDFIMFNVLQDRGAGHQLQDATESSYGPWRAVMEGIMKEEEMHIAHGDYWLKRLGRDPKHKEATQEALDRWFPRVMNVFGRPNSPRNATYRKYGLKKRDNHEVRMTFAKEVFGVVDEAGLKHPVWDAPADWEKLPADGVVAG
- a CDS encoding Rieske 2Fe-2S domain-containing protein, producing the protein MSDVPFRKVCRVEDVPDGRGITVQLDNSELAIFRDKEKLWCTEGRCPHAFELMSKAVLENGTVECLAHHYCYELTSGKAIKPIPGAAFLKLYPLKVEDGDVLVAFEGGDDEW
- a CDS encoding GNAT family protein, whose amino-acid sequence is MSGDRIEGKRLRLRPARREDIPVLYEWYRDPKLMSLYDGIAFSAESLDTFRDQYGFWLDNDVDFGLAGSFIMELLETGRAIGECSWMMVDRTGPDSPGIYQIGGLIGPPELRGKGLGTEALRLLRDFLFAEQDAHRLEALTVAFNTGAMKTLHHNGFVREGVLREAVMVDGQWRDRVIFSLLRREWESGAAPQTDFPAD
- a CDS encoding aldehyde dehydrogenase family protein, translating into MTTLTPIQEKKATDTVYSNLIGGKRVPAKSGRTLPITNPATGESLGTCPASDAADVDAAVKVARNALDGKWGRMAPGQRTKLLFRAAQLLDERAAELAEIESRNNGKVVAHVMGEIKQAVEDLEFFAGAVTKVSGSVPPLHGAFFGYTVKEPVGVVGAITPWNYPLMLEVWKLAPALAAGCTVVLKPSELTPITANLLAEILLEAGIPEGVVNVVHGLGAEAGAALVSHPDVDKITFTGGTVTGRAIMREAAATMKRLTLELGGKSPAIVCEDAVFEDALYGSLFSIFYSAGQSCEARSRIYVHESIYDKFVDRFVSAAQALKVGDPMDKATHIGALVSPERMALMDSFVEAARRDGGRILTGGHRLTEGPLARGNFYAPTVIDNLPESSRCVQEEIFGPIAVISKWTNDEEVIGMANGVIYGLAAAVWTQNLNRAQKFVRAIRSGIVAVNTFATALPGLPFGGYKQSGFGRELSLETMEAYLETKTVLIGASGKPVNPFGLKA